In Pelosinus sp. UFO1, one genomic interval encodes:
- a CDS encoding flavodoxin family protein — MKVVAFNGSPTKEGNTYHAIKGVAQELEAEGIEVEIVHVGNKVIRGCTACGGCVRNQNEKCVIGDEVNEWIQKMKEADGIILGSPVHYSGIGATMKAFLDRGFYVTSVNKSMLRHKIGASVVAVRRSGGVTTFDQLNHYVTYAEMLMPTSNYWNVIHGTKPGDAQEDGEGNQITRVLGKNMAWLMKLVEFGKDQVKQPEREDKVFTHFIR, encoded by the coding sequence ATGAAAGTTGTAGCTTTTAATGGCAGTCCTACAAAAGAAGGGAATACATACCACGCAATAAAGGGAGTAGCCCAGGAGCTAGAAGCAGAGGGTATAGAAGTTGAAATTGTACATGTTGGCAATAAGGTGATTCGAGGCTGTACGGCTTGTGGCGGCTGTGTAAGAAATCAAAATGAAAAGTGCGTAATTGGCGATGAGGTAAATGAGTGGATTCAAAAGATGAAAGAAGCAGATGGTATTATACTAGGATCGCCTGTTCATTATTCTGGAATCGGAGCAACGATGAAAGCATTTTTGGATCGAGGGTTTTATGTTACATCTGTTAATAAATCCATGTTGCGACATAAGATCGGAGCAAGTGTTGTTGCTGTGAGACGTTCCGGCGGCGTTACGACTTTCGATCAATTAAATCATTATGTTACATATGCAGAAATGTTAATGCCAACGTCAAATTATTGGAATGTTATACACGGTACAAAACCAGGGGATGCTCAGGAAGATGGAGAGGGGAACCAAATCACAAGAGTCCTTGGTAAAAATATGGCTTGGCTGATGAAATTAGTAGAGTTTGGAAAAGACCAAGTGAAGCAACCAGAAAGAGAAGATAAAGTCTTTACTCATTTTATTAGATAA